The window TCCTCGCATCGTGAACGTCTCGGTTCCCGTCCGCGAGATGCTCTCGCTGCGCGGCTCGCTCAAGCTCAAGCTGGTGGCGGGCGCCGGCGGGCTGTCTCGCACGATCGAGGCGCCGCGCGTGCAGAAGCCGGCGCTCGCGCTCGCGGGCTACCTCGACCAGCTCCACCCCGGTCGCGTGCAGGTGCTGGGCAACGCCGAGGTCGGCTACATCGAGCGTCTCTCGCCCGCGCAGGCGGAGCGCGCCGTCACCGCCGTCTGCCGCTCGCCGGTCGCGTGCTTCGTCGTCACCAACGGCAACACGCCGCCCGAGGCGCTGCGCCGCGCCGCCGCGCGCTACCGGGTGCCGCTGTTCACGACGGAGCAACGTACGGCGACCGCGATCCGCTCGATCGCGCGCTGGCTCGAGGAGCGCTTCGCGCCCGAGACGCTGGTGCACGGCGTGCTGGTCGAGGTGTTCGGACTCGGCGTCCTGCTGCTCGGCAAGAGCGGCGTGGGCAAGAGCGAGGCGGCGCTCGCGCTGCTGAACCGCGGTCACCGGCTGGTCGCGGACGACGTGGTGCGCGTCCGTGAAGCGCCGCCCGGCACGATCAAGGGACGCTGTGCCGAGGGTCTGCGCCAGCACCTCGAGATCCGCGGCATGGGCGTGCTCAACGTCGCCGATCTCTTCGGCACGCTCGCGACGCTCGACGAGGCGCCGATCGACCTGATGATCGAGCTGCTCGACCAGCACGAGGACGTGAAGCTCGAGCGCCTCGGCCTCGAGGACCGCCACGGGACGCTGCTCGGCGTCGAGATCCCGTACCTGCAGATCCAGCTCCGCGCGGGTCGTGACGTCGCGACCATCATCGAGGTCGCGACGCGCAACCAGATCCTCAAGATGCGCGGCATCCACGGCGCGCGACGCTTCGTCGCGAACGTCGATCGCAACTTGCGCCGCGCGGCACAGCGAGGTCAGGGGTGACGCCGTCGTTGCGCGTCGAGGTGATCACGGGTCTCTCGGGGTCGGGCAAGACGACCGCCCTGCAGGTGCTCGAGGACCTCGGCTACTACTGCATCGACAACCTGCCGGCCGAGCTGATCCCGCGCTTCGTCGAGCTGTGCGAGGGCAGCGAGGAGATTTCGCGCGTCGCCTTCGGCGTCGACTCGCGCACGCGCGAGTTCCTCGACCGCGTGCCCGGAGCGCTCGACGAGGTGCGCTCGCGCGGCCACAAGGTCGAGATGATCTACCTCGAGGCGGGCGACGACACGCTGGTGCGTCGCTTCAGCGAGACGCGCCGTCCGCACCCGCTCGCCGAGG is drawn from Candidatus Binatia bacterium and contains these coding sequences:
- the hprK gene encoding HPr(Ser) kinase/phosphatase gives rise to the protein MNVSVPVREMLSLRGSLKLKLVAGAGGLSRTIEAPRVQKPALALAGYLDQLHPGRVQVLGNAEVGYIERLSPAQAERAVTAVCRSPVACFVVTNGNTPPEALRRAAARYRVPLFTTEQRTATAIRSIARWLEERFAPETLVHGVLVEVFGLGVLLLGKSGVGKSEAALALLNRGHRLVADDVVRVREAPPGTIKGRCAEGLRQHLEIRGMGVLNVADLFGTLATLDEAPIDLMIELLDQHEDVKLERLGLEDRHGTLLGVEIPYLQIQLRAGRDVATIIEVATRNQILKMRGIHGARRFVANVDRNLRRAAQRGQG